The proteins below are encoded in one region of Aquisphaera giovannonii:
- a CDS encoding c-type cytochrome, translating into MRQRIPIGLTIGLLLASGAGCARQPEPRFTLSAASQKLKPEFQQQIAKILAERCGRPLAPKLVGSPSAAPAYLGRGAEIYARYCVQCHGVNGDGNGVAAAYLIPRPRNYQLGIFKFTSTTYGSKPLRDDLIRTVRRGIRGTSMPAFPLFAPKDVEAVVDYVLALTHRGELEAKLAEAAEFDEQIDEAKLPEMAAEIATRWDDAKAHVVYPATPMPTFKKANLEAGKKAFETVGCAKCHGEDGRGMMASNVGTDAWGFPTKAADLTSGMLRGGTEPLDIYRHIDSGINGTPMPSFRDTLKAQPETVWNLVSYVLHVADIRRGGAIPDSGLLEDGYLKPLPGVKLGEPGVTPPPAAAAGATHAGAAAAGVAAR; encoded by the coding sequence GTGAGGCAACGCATCCCGATCGGGCTGACGATCGGTCTGCTCCTGGCATCGGGGGCGGGCTGCGCGCGTCAGCCGGAGCCCCGTTTCACGCTGAGCGCCGCGTCACAGAAGTTGAAGCCGGAGTTCCAGCAGCAGATCGCCAAGATCCTCGCGGAGCGTTGCGGCCGCCCCCTCGCCCCGAAGCTGGTCGGCTCTCCCAGCGCGGCGCCCGCGTACCTCGGACGCGGGGCGGAGATCTACGCCCGCTACTGCGTGCAGTGCCACGGCGTCAACGGCGACGGCAACGGAGTGGCCGCGGCATACCTGATCCCCCGGCCGCGGAATTACCAGCTCGGCATCTTCAAGTTCACCTCGACCACCTATGGATCGAAGCCCCTCCGGGACGACCTGATCCGCACCGTGCGGCGGGGGATCCGGGGCACGTCGATGCCCGCCTTCCCGCTCTTCGCCCCGAAGGACGTCGAGGCCGTCGTCGACTACGTCCTGGCCCTGACCCACCGCGGCGAGCTCGAGGCCAAGCTGGCCGAGGCGGCGGAATTCGACGAGCAGATCGACGAGGCGAAGCTGCCGGAGATGGCGGCCGAGATCGCGACGCGTTGGGACGACGCCAAGGCGCATGTCGTCTATCCCGCCACGCCCATGCCGACCTTCAAGAAGGCCAACCTCGAGGCCGGCAAGAAGGCGTTCGAGACGGTCGGCTGCGCCAAGTGTCACGGCGAGGACGGCCGCGGCATGATGGCGTCGAACGTCGGCACCGACGCCTGGGGCTTCCCGACGAAGGCCGCCGACCTGACCTCGGGCATGCTCCGGGGCGGAACGGAGCCGCTGGACATCTACCGGCACATCGACTCCGGGATCAACGGCACCCCGATGCCCTCGTTCCGCGACACGCTGAAGGCCCAGCCGGAAACGGTCTGGAACCTCGTGTCCTACGTGCTCCACGTCGCCGACATCCGCCGCGGCGGGGCGATCCCCGACTCCGGCCTGCTCGAGGACGGCTACCTGAAGCCGCTGCCGGGCGTCAAGCTCGGGGAGCCGGGCGTCACGCCCCCACCCGCGGCCGCCGCCGGGGCGACGCACGCCGGGGCCGCCGCCGCGGGCGTCGCCGCTCGTTGA
- a CDS encoding cbb3-type cytochrome c oxidase subunit I, producing the protein MEKEHPRHADLVDEKLVYWHFMAALIFMGASMLGGLLMALQLLRINPFSGIELLSPGRWRMVHTNAIAYGFIANAFLGVLQWVVPRLTLRPCYNPRLPVLGLNLSWAIFWAWQLVVASTAVGLLVGQAQALEWGETPVWIDPVAQLGLLLVAINYIPPIARVQGPLYVSLWYFLAAFVWTFLTYAMGNFMPQYFVTGTAAGAVGGLFIHDLVGLFVTPLGWGLMYYFVPILLKKPIWSHGLSLVGFWGIAFFYPLQGIHHFLYTPIPMFLQYGAVISTIAVELVVATVIFNFHATLRGSTGALTTNLPIRWFYTGMFFYFLTCLQCAFQTTLTFQQLIHFSDWVVGHAHMVMFGVFAMWQLGMMTYLIPRLLKTPWYSQRLLEFHYWSSFIGIFVMAADLITLGVFQGLSWSSLMPWEHSIDISIPFWAVRAVAGILMILGYLAFVLNIIQTYLASRPAPQEAAVAAA; encoded by the coding sequence TTGGAAAAGGAACACCCTCGCCACGCGGACCTGGTGGACGAGAAGCTGGTCTACTGGCACTTCATGGCCGCCTTGATCTTCATGGGCGCCTCGATGCTGGGGGGGCTGCTGATGGCCCTCCAGCTCCTGCGGATCAACCCGTTCAGCGGGATCGAGCTCCTCTCCCCCGGCCGCTGGCGGATGGTCCACACCAACGCGATCGCCTATGGTTTCATCGCCAACGCGTTCCTGGGGGTCCTCCAGTGGGTCGTCCCCCGGCTCACCCTCCGCCCCTGCTACAATCCGCGGCTCCCGGTGCTGGGGCTCAACCTCTCGTGGGCCATCTTCTGGGCCTGGCAGCTCGTGGTCGCCTCCACCGCGGTCGGCCTGCTCGTCGGCCAGGCGCAGGCCCTCGAGTGGGGCGAGACGCCCGTCTGGATCGACCCTGTGGCGCAACTCGGCCTGCTGCTGGTGGCGATCAACTACATCCCGCCGATCGCCCGGGTCCAGGGGCCGCTGTACGTCTCGCTCTGGTATTTCCTGGCCGCCTTCGTCTGGACGTTCCTGACGTACGCGATGGGCAACTTCATGCCCCAGTACTTCGTGACCGGCACGGCGGCCGGCGCCGTGGGCGGGCTGTTCATCCACGACCTGGTGGGCCTCTTCGTGACCCCGCTGGGATGGGGCCTGATGTACTACTTCGTGCCCATCCTCCTGAAGAAGCCGATCTGGAGCCACGGACTCTCGCTGGTCGGCTTCTGGGGGATCGCGTTCTTCTACCCGCTGCAGGGGATTCACCACTTCCTCTACACGCCGATCCCGATGTTCCTCCAGTACGGCGCGGTCATCTCGACGATCGCCGTCGAGCTCGTGGTGGCCACGGTCATCTTCAACTTCCACGCGACGCTCCGCGGGTCGACGGGCGCCCTGACGACGAACCTGCCGATCCGATGGTTCTACACGGGCATGTTCTTCTACTTCCTGACCTGCCTCCAGTGCGCCTTCCAGACGACCCTGACCTTCCAGCAGCTCATCCACTTCAGCGACTGGGTCGTCGGCCACGCGCACATGGTGATGTTCGGCGTCTTCGCGATGTGGCAGCTCGGGATGATGACGTACCTGATCCCCCGCCTCCTGAAGACGCCCTGGTACAGCCAGCGGCTGCTGGAGTTCCACTACTGGAGCTCGTTCATCGGCATCTTCGTCATGGCCGCGGACCTGATCACGCTCGGCGTCTTCCAGGGGCTCTCCTGGTCGTCGCTCATGCCGTGGGAGCACTCGATCGACATCTCGATCCCGTTCTGGGCCGTCCGCGCCGTCGCCGGGATCCTGATGATCCTGGGCTACCTCGCCTTCGTGCTCAACATCATCCAGACCTACCTGGCGTCCCGCCCGGCTCCCCAGGAGGCGGCCGTCGCCGCCGCCTGA
- a CDS encoding cbb3-type cytochrome c oxidase subunit II, with protein sequence MLESKAGVLFVAGLGFFALAFLSNALVPALMYRDLPEKTVEQLVRDNGNLRFQVEDLARRFPESFTTAFGKPPESVAERERWLDRTTQEALRVGHRVYVGEACWHCHSQFVRPVSNEDRRFGPVSRTEEYQNELQRPVLFGTRRVGPDLSREGGRRSNDWHAVHFFKPTTLSTGSPMPEYPWLFDGSPDRPNKKGLALMAYVQWLGSWLDSYPYYEDYKASPLPGGEPSKGAK encoded by the coding sequence ATGTTGGAGTCGAAAGCGGGAGTGCTGTTTGTGGCCGGCCTCGGCTTCTTCGCGCTGGCGTTCCTGTCCAACGCGCTCGTGCCGGCCCTGATGTATCGGGACCTGCCCGAGAAGACCGTCGAGCAGCTCGTCCGCGACAACGGCAACCTGCGGTTCCAGGTCGAGGACCTGGCCCGCCGCTTCCCGGAGAGCTTCACGACGGCCTTCGGCAAGCCGCCGGAGTCGGTCGCCGAGCGGGAGAGGTGGCTCGACCGGACGACCCAGGAGGCCCTCCGGGTCGGCCACCGGGTCTACGTCGGCGAGGCCTGCTGGCACTGCCACAGCCAGTTCGTACGCCCGGTCTCGAACGAGGATCGCCGCTTCGGCCCGGTCTCCAGGACCGAGGAGTACCAGAACGAGCTCCAGCGGCCGGTCCTCTTCGGCACCCGCCGCGTCGGCCCGGACCTCTCCCGCGAGGGGGGCCGGCGCTCCAACGACTGGCACGCGGTCCACTTCTTCAAGCCGACCACGCTATCCACCGGTTCGCCCATGCCCGAATACCCCTGGCTCTTCGACGGCAGCCCGGACCGGCCCAACAAGAAGGGCCTGGCCCTGATGGCGTACGTCCAGTGGCTGGGCTCGTGGCTCGACAGCTACCCCTACTACGAGGACTACAAGGCCTCGCCCCTGCCCGGCGGCGAGCCGTCGAAGGGAGCGAAGTGA
- a CDS encoding heavy metal translocating P-type ATPase: MRPRRPDPRPCEYCQSPVPSGWWKPARTGRPADGPVFCCLGCRMAAAIIEEHGEAGAARSILTRLGLSIFSSMNVMAFTMALWTTDVYEAGGQASPLMPAMQGLLRHVVLLFSLPVLYLLGLPLASNAWESLRRGVVSTDALLALGVGAAFATSVASVLRGEGPIYFEVGCVILVMTALGRWLEAAGRLKASSALDALSKLLPATVRRISDGGEESIPIALVAPGDRLRILPGERFPADGRVITNAALVDEQLLTGESRPAFKDRGSTVLGGTLDLDGDLVVEVTAAGAEATLARVVELVRQARMSKGRYQRLVDRISAWFFPVVGGIALLSFLAHWYLGSLEQGLMAALAVSLIACPCALGLATPLAVWSAIGQAARHQVLFRSGEALERLADIRAIRFDKTGTLTSGTAAMERLDAEEPEEARLSLARAAALARSSSHALSTAIVEHARNAGHLGSERIPAAEAVRVIPGLGIVGDFPCEAGPPASVALGSMRLMESRGLRIGTRLAGMLEDATGRGLPVTLVGWGGGVRGVFVFEEEWREGFDRTLDALRHAGLDIAILTGDHPARGRAIASELGVAVEAGLLPEQKVDAVRRARRDLGAVAMVGDGVNDAPALAASDVGIAMGCGTDVSRDSASVCLLGNDLARIPWSLELARRTVSVIKRNLFWAFGYNVLGVVAAAMGWLNPAIAALLMVASSGMVIGNSLRLRGPLAAEAIPSAALDDASAPDPGGGGREPSEDCRPLLVGGIGR; encoded by the coding sequence ATGAGGCCGAGAAGGCCCGATCCGAGGCCCTGCGAGTACTGCCAGTCCCCCGTCCCCTCCGGATGGTGGAAGCCCGCGAGGACAGGTCGACCGGCGGACGGGCCGGTCTTCTGCTGCCTCGGCTGCCGGATGGCCGCGGCCATCATCGAGGAGCACGGCGAGGCCGGCGCGGCGAGGTCCATCCTGACCCGCCTGGGCCTCTCGATCTTCTCCTCGATGAACGTCATGGCCTTCACCATGGCCCTGTGGACGACGGACGTCTACGAGGCCGGCGGGCAGGCGAGCCCGCTGATGCCCGCCATGCAGGGGCTCCTCCGGCACGTCGTGCTCCTCTTCTCGCTCCCGGTCCTCTACCTGCTCGGGCTGCCCCTGGCCTCGAACGCCTGGGAATCGCTGCGTCGCGGGGTCGTCTCGACGGACGCCCTGCTCGCTCTCGGCGTCGGCGCCGCGTTCGCCACGTCGGTCGCGTCGGTGCTCCGGGGCGAGGGGCCCATCTACTTCGAGGTCGGCTGCGTCATCCTCGTCATGACGGCCCTGGGACGTTGGCTCGAGGCGGCCGGACGACTGAAGGCCAGCTCGGCCCTGGACGCCCTGTCGAAGCTCCTGCCTGCCACCGTGAGGCGGATCTCGGACGGGGGCGAGGAGTCGATCCCGATCGCCCTGGTCGCCCCCGGCGACCGCCTGCGCATCCTCCCGGGCGAGAGGTTCCCGGCGGACGGCCGCGTGATCACGAACGCCGCGCTCGTGGACGAACAGCTCCTCACGGGAGAGAGCCGGCCGGCATTCAAGGATCGCGGCTCTACGGTCCTCGGGGGCACGCTGGACCTGGACGGCGACCTCGTGGTCGAGGTGACGGCGGCGGGGGCGGAGGCGACGCTCGCCCGGGTGGTCGAGCTCGTGAGGCAGGCGAGGATGTCCAAGGGACGGTACCAACGCCTCGTCGACCGGATCTCGGCGTGGTTCTTCCCGGTCGTGGGGGGCATCGCCCTGCTCTCGTTCCTCGCGCACTGGTACCTCGGCTCCCTCGAACAGGGGCTCATGGCGGCGCTCGCGGTGAGCCTGATCGCCTGCCCGTGTGCGCTGGGCCTCGCCACCCCGCTCGCCGTCTGGAGCGCCATCGGCCAGGCCGCGCGTCATCAGGTCCTTTTCCGGAGCGGCGAGGCCCTGGAGAGGCTGGCAGACATCCGCGCGATCCGGTTCGACAAGACCGGCACGCTCACGAGCGGGACCGCCGCGATGGAGCGGCTCGATGCGGAAGAGCCCGAGGAGGCCCGCCTCTCCCTGGCCAGGGCGGCCGCCCTGGCCCGCTCCTCGTCGCACGCCCTGAGTACCGCCATCGTCGAGCACGCCAGGAATGCCGGTCACCTCGGCAGCGAACGAATCCCCGCCGCGGAGGCCGTGCGCGTCATCCCGGGCCTCGGGATCGTCGGAGACTTCCCGTGCGAAGCGGGACCTCCGGCGTCCGTGGCGCTCGGCAGCATGAGGCTGATGGAATCGCGCGGACTCCGGATCGGGACGCGCCTGGCCGGGATGCTGGAGGACGCGACGGGCCGGGGCCTGCCGGTGACCCTGGTGGGATGGGGCGGCGGGGTCCGGGGCGTTTTCGTGTTCGAGGAAGAGTGGCGCGAGGGCTTCGATCGCACCCTGGATGCCTTGAGGCACGCCGGGCTGGACATCGCCATCCTGACGGGGGACCACCCCGCCAGGGGCCGCGCGATCGCCTCGGAGCTGGGCGTCGCGGTCGAGGCCGGGTTGCTGCCCGAGCAGAAGGTCGACGCCGTCCGGCGTGCCCGACGCGACCTGGGGGCCGTGGCCATGGTCGGCGACGGGGTGAACGACGCCCCCGCCCTCGCGGCCAGCGACGTCGGCATCGCGATGGGCTGCGGCACCGATGTCTCGCGCGACTCCGCCTCGGTCTGCCTGCTTGGCAACGACCTGGCCCGGATACCCTGGAGCCTGGAGCTGGCCCGACGGACCGTCTCGGTGATCAAGCGGAACCTCTTCTGGGCCTTCGGGTACAATGTCCTCGGCGTCGTCGCGGCCGCGATGGGATGGCTGAACCCGGCGATCGCCGCGCTCCTCATGGTCGCCAGCAGCGGGATGGTGATCGGCAACTCGCTCCGGCTCCGCGGGCCGCTCGCCGCGGAGGCGATCCCATCCGCCGCCCTCGACGATGCCTCGGCGCCCGATCCGGGAGGCGGCGGAAGGGAGCCCTCCGAGGACTGTCGGCCGCTCCTGGTCGGAGGCATCGGGCGATGA
- a CDS encoding sulfite exporter TauE/SafE family protein, whose product MIELPLVFLGGLLGSAHCVGMCGGFAVSIGVGARGLPDNLRRQLLYSLGRVLTYAFLGIVAGYAGLRLAQLAGTLVNVQAGLSILAGSVLAFQGLSALGLVPRSPRTLGNGGGPCLAGSFVGPFLRAPGWCNVLLAGVLTGFLPCGLVYGFLTLAGSSGSVLHGLLTMAAFGLGTAPLMILAGAGGSLLSHASRRHLLRISAACVLATGLVSVSRGLIFLHAPGAAAAQSCPFCR is encoded by the coding sequence ATGATCGAGCTGCCGCTCGTCTTCCTGGGAGGGCTCCTCGGCTCCGCGCACTGCGTGGGGATGTGCGGCGGGTTCGCCGTGAGCATCGGCGTCGGCGCCCGGGGGCTCCCGGATAACCTCCGCAGGCAGCTCCTGTACTCGCTCGGCCGGGTGCTCACCTACGCGTTCCTCGGGATCGTGGCGGGCTACGCCGGCCTGCGGCTCGCCCAGCTTGCCGGGACACTCGTCAACGTCCAGGCGGGGCTGTCGATCCTGGCCGGGTCGGTGCTCGCCTTCCAGGGATTGTCGGCCCTCGGGCTGGTGCCTCGATCGCCGCGGACGCTCGGCAACGGGGGGGGCCCCTGCCTGGCCGGTTCGTTCGTCGGCCCGTTCCTCCGCGCGCCGGGGTGGTGCAACGTCCTGCTCGCGGGGGTGCTGACGGGCTTCCTGCCGTGCGGCCTCGTCTACGGCTTCCTGACGCTGGCGGGCAGCTCGGGCAGCGTGCTGCACGGGCTCCTGACGATGGCCGCATTCGGCCTCGGCACCGCGCCGCTCATGATCCTGGCCGGGGCGGGAGGCTCGCTGCTGTCGCACGCTTCGAGGAGGCATCTGCTGCGGATCTCCGCGGCCTGCGTGCTGGCGACGGGCCTCGTCTCGGTCTCCAGGGGCCTGATCTTCCTGCATGCCCCGGGGGCGGCCGCGGCCCAGTCCTGCCCGTTCTGCCGGTAG
- a CDS encoding esterase/lipase family protein, which yields MKRSPIPRTAPALVLMIMLGLPAYGAERTIRIPLDDKGRVPVAEVVSAIGAATGVAIERPAVDLSLPTKGIAGSLTRTLLQECLGADVRVAYRPGALELGVDEAGLGEPHRGEWKTRLDELAERSLQASRRKQYYGMSARPSYRANDAGRPTVCLVHGLNSSSGGFAHLIPHLEQAGYGVVVFDYPFNQPIDDSCAQFRCDWQAFRARVEEKRAWAILAHSMGALVARSYVEGPGRGKEDVSSLILVAPVNQGAHVARLQPILQTITSLYAINGGRTGHALAQLSDGIGQAADDMLPGSPFLRRINAAGPAPGVRYHIVAGSVGVLSGDVRRQVEERLEAMSRGAGLFGMVTRVAGRDLPAVLDELADGTGDGCVAIERTRLPGVDDHVVIRANHAELIRAPLLFADDGPVPCMPHVLDWLREDFKER from the coding sequence ATGAAGCGCTCACCCATCCCGCGGACGGCCCCGGCCCTGGTGCTTATGATCATGCTTGGGCTCCCCGCATACGGCGCCGAACGGACGATCCGGATCCCGCTGGACGACAAGGGCCGCGTGCCGGTCGCCGAGGTCGTCTCCGCGATCGGCGCCGCGACCGGCGTGGCGATCGAGCGGCCCGCTGTGGACCTCTCCCTGCCGACCAAGGGTATCGCCGGGTCGCTCACCCGCACGCTGCTCCAGGAGTGCCTGGGGGCCGACGTCCGCGTCGCCTATCGGCCGGGCGCGCTCGAGCTGGGCGTGGACGAGGCCGGCCTGGGGGAGCCCCATCGCGGCGAATGGAAGACCAGATTGGACGAGCTCGCCGAGCGCAGCCTCCAGGCGAGCCGTCGCAAGCAGTATTACGGCATGTCGGCGAGGCCCTCGTACCGGGCCAACGACGCGGGTCGCCCGACGGTCTGCCTCGTGCACGGGCTCAACTCGTCGTCCGGCGGGTTCGCGCACCTGATCCCCCACCTGGAACAGGCCGGCTACGGCGTCGTGGTGTTCGACTACCCATTCAACCAGCCGATCGACGACTCGTGCGCCCAGTTCCGCTGCGACTGGCAGGCCTTCCGCGCGCGGGTGGAGGAGAAGCGGGCCTGGGCCATCCTGGCGCACTCGATGGGGGCGCTGGTGGCGCGATCGTATGTCGAGGGCCCGGGGCGGGGCAAGGAGGACGTCTCATCCCTGATCCTGGTGGCCCCCGTGAACCAGGGGGCCCACGTCGCGCGGTTGCAGCCGATCTTGCAGACGATCACCAGCCTCTACGCGATCAACGGCGGCCGCACCGGCCACGCGCTCGCCCAGCTCTCCGACGGCATCGGCCAGGCGGCCGACGACATGCTCCCCGGCAGCCCGTTCCTGAGGAGGATCAACGCCGCGGGCCCGGCGCCCGGGGTCCGCTACCACATCGTCGCCGGCAGCGTGGGCGTCCTCTCCGGCGATGTCCGCAGGCAGGTGGAGGAGCGGCTGGAGGCCATGAGCCGCGGTGCCGGGCTCTTCGGCATGGTCACGCGCGTCGCGGGGCGGGACCTGCCGGCCGTGCTCGACGAGCTCGCCGACGGCACGGGGGACGGCTGCGTGGCGATCGAGCGGACGCGGCTGCCGGGCGTGGACGATCACGTGGTCATCCGGGCCAACCACGCGGAGCTCATACGGGCCCCCCTGCTCTTCGCGGACGACGGCCCCGTGCCGTGCATGCCCCACGTCCTGGACTGGCTGCGAGAAGACTTCAAGGAGCGCTAA
- a CDS encoding peptide MFS transporter: protein MSQPVGVADEYFEGSAGPEPKERHPWGLYALFATEMWERFGFYTAAAIMTLYLQRGGFGWSREKATDLWSYYLMFVYATPLVGGWLADKYLGYRRSVLIGGVLFVLGYAMLGRGTLETYYPALALIFAGNGFFKPNISTMVGNLYPAGSRLKDSAYNIFYMGINVGALLAPIVAEVLLQTIAGNEVLELAKKGTPLSAPQAADLRSAFLAAFNTAALGLTLGTVLFLFLYKSLAAVERPHALADHASSEVALAEDLAPAAEASELEKVPERNRILALLTVYGIVIVFWMVFHQNGSTMTYWADENTDWNVSGVISNSINAFWIVVLSIPLVWFWGWLGRRGLEPSTPVKILFGMLLTSLAFFILYVAAKSGGDQTFLTDEAGNLLRDAKGAFKVEQHRVSPAWLISAYMVISLGELMLSPMGLSLVSKVAPVRMRGLMMGGWFVATAIGNKLTAIGKLWDPWYHSSFWLLCCLSALGMALVLMVILKPLKRAMPGV from the coding sequence ATGTCGCAACCGGTAGGCGTCGCGGACGAGTATTTCGAGGGCTCGGCGGGGCCCGAGCCGAAGGAGAGGCACCCCTGGGGCCTCTATGCCCTCTTCGCGACCGAGATGTGGGAGCGGTTCGGCTTCTACACCGCCGCGGCCATCATGACGCTCTACCTGCAACGCGGCGGATTCGGCTGGTCGCGCGAGAAGGCCACCGATCTCTGGTCCTACTACCTGATGTTCGTCTACGCGACGCCGCTCGTCGGCGGCTGGCTCGCGGACAAGTACCTCGGCTACCGTCGCAGCGTGCTGATCGGCGGCGTGCTCTTCGTGCTCGGATACGCGATGCTCGGCCGCGGGACGCTGGAGACGTACTATCCGGCGCTCGCCCTGATCTTCGCGGGCAACGGCTTCTTCAAGCCGAACATCTCCACCATGGTCGGCAACCTCTACCCCGCCGGTAGCCGGCTCAAGGATTCCGCGTACAACATCTTCTACATGGGCATCAATGTCGGGGCCCTGCTCGCCCCGATCGTGGCCGAGGTCCTGCTGCAGACGATCGCCGGGAATGAGGTCCTCGAGCTGGCCAAGAAGGGCACCCCCCTCTCCGCCCCCCAGGCGGCCGACCTCCGCAGCGCGTTCCTCGCCGCCTTCAATACCGCCGCCCTGGGGCTGACGCTGGGCACGGTCCTCTTCCTTTTCCTGTACAAGAGCCTTGCCGCCGTGGAGCGACCGCATGCCCTCGCGGATCATGCCTCGTCGGAGGTCGCCCTGGCGGAAGACCTGGCGCCGGCGGCCGAGGCCTCGGAGCTGGAGAAGGTCCCCGAACGCAACCGGATCCTGGCCTTGCTCACGGTCTACGGGATCGTCATCGTCTTCTGGATGGTCTTCCACCAGAACGGCAGCACGATGACCTACTGGGCCGACGAGAATACGGACTGGAACGTCTCGGGCGTGATCTCGAATTCGATCAACGCATTCTGGATCGTCGTGCTGTCCATCCCGCTGGTCTGGTTCTGGGGCTGGCTCGGGCGCAGGGGCCTGGAGCCGTCGACGCCCGTGAAGATCCTCTTCGGCATGCTCCTGACGAGCCTGGCGTTCTTCATCCTCTACGTGGCCGCGAAGTCGGGCGGCGACCAGACCTTCCTCACCGACGAGGCGGGGAACCTCCTCCGGGATGCCAAGGGGGCCTTCAAGGTCGAGCAGCATCGCGTGTCCCCGGCCTGGCTGATCTCCGCATACATGGTGATCTCGCTCGGCGAGCTCATGCTCAGCCCCATGGGACTGTCCCTCGTCTCGAAGGTCGCGCCGGTCCGCATGCGGGGCCTGATGATGGGCGGCTGGTTCGTCGCCACGGCGATCGGCAACAAGCTCACGGCCATCGGCAAGCTCTGGGATCCCTGGTATCACTCGTCCTTCTGGCTCCTCTGCTGCCTCTCCGCCCTGGGGATGGCCCTGGTGCTCATGGTGATCCTGAAGCCCCTCAAACGCGCCATGCCCGGCGTCTGA